AGCTGCTGCTGTCGTGTACTGGTTCTGCAGTAAATTGAGAGAAAAAAAAGGTGCAGCTGCAGCAACAACACCTTATTGCTGTAGGAAAAAAGGTGCAGCTGCAGCAACAGCACCATATTGCTGCAGAAAAAAGGTGCAGCTGCAGCAACAGCGCCATTGTTGCAAAATTTTGAGGGACATGTTGAAACAAGAGATGCTCTACAATTACACTACTCAATTATAGCACCTGAATCTCTCACATTCATCTCCCAAACTTAAACAAGCATCTAACATACAATTTATTAGACTCGATGAGACTTACTTGGGGACATAGATGATGCTCCAGCACATGCGATGGGGCGATTGAACCTCCCAAGGCATTCTCGGAAGACTGATATTTCCTTGATTGCCTGAACAGCATCATCAGAAGCTTGTGCCATCTTCTCTATTGCATCTGTTAGTGCTAAAGAATATTCTGGTTTGCTGCAAAAGTTGTGCTTGTAATGGGTCTCGGGATCAAGAACAGCAGCTACATAAGGTGGAAAAGAGTTAGAATTTATGGCAGTACAACATGTAACAATGAAATTTAGTAGTAGTATCAATACCTGCAACCATTAATGTGTTTCTTTCCATATTGTCAACCCTCCTTGTCACCTTACTCAGAAATCGATCAAACTGTCTTGTTCCTATGCCAAGCTGAACTTCCATTGCTTGTATGGCTGCCATCATCCTCGGTTTGAACCCAGAAAGTGTGCATGACTTCTGTGTATCTGCATATCGCAGCACCAAATAGAGTGGTTTCAGTGCATCTACTACCCACTTCAGTGCAGACCACCATGTAGAACTTGTCAGGCACGCTTCAGTGTACTCATAGTACTCATCATCCTTCCAGTCACTGTCCTTCCAATCTTGTGAAAAAATCCAAGCTCGAAGATATTCTTTCTTGTCAAGGAAACTTTGGAGGAACATAAATACAGTTCCAAAGCGAGTAGCATTGGGTCTTATCAATTCCCCAccaatcttcttcttcatctcatCATGTAGCCTGTTATGGTTGTACAGGAACCTACAGATAAGCTTGGCACTTGCAACAACATTAGCAACCTTTCGGAACTTGCCAATGTCCTTCAACATGAGGTTGATAGTGTGAGCAGCACATGGCTGCCAGAAAATATGCTTGTATTCCTCAATTAGCTTCTCACATGCTTTCTTGTAATTTGACCCATTGTCAGTGACAATTTGAACTACCAATTCAGGGCCAATTTTCTCAACCACCTTTCTAATTTCCCGATGTATAAAATCTGCACAGCACCAAAATATAGTAGAAATCAACTGCATGTTACTAACAGTAAACACATTAGGCTTAAAAGTAGGTACATGCCCATCTAAACTAATAGCTTAGTAGTAAAAATTAACTGCATGTTACTAACAGTAAACACATTCAGCTTAACAACATGGGAAAAAACTTAAAGGAGAGATGGAAGAAAATAAATGAGAATAACAACTTACCAGCACTTTGCTTGTGGCCAGATACATCAATTGACTTCAGGAAGAACATGCGTGCATTACAATACACCATGAAGTTGATGATGGCCATGCTGGTAGGTCCTGTCCATGAGTCACACATGATAGTCACACCATACTGTTTCCAACCTTGCTTGAATTGTTCAAGAGAATTTTCAGCTTCCTCAAAGTTTGCTTCCAAGAATTCCCCGTCAATTCCATGTGATGTAGGAATCTGTGCTGTAGTCCCTAGCCGCTGAGTAAGCCTAATTGCACTCCGAAAGTACGGGCAATCAGCTTTCAGCCCAGGAATGTCATTCGCATGGAAAAACTTTGCCCATGCTTGTCCAAGCTTCTCTCTAGATCCCACTTGAAGTGCAGTGTCAATTCTAGGCTGCACATGTGCTTTGTTGCGTGCCAAATCCTTGTCAAAGTAGGCAGTGACACTCTTTTTACCAACAGAAACACGGACACCTCTGCCACTGCCACACCTCCTCTATTGCACGAGAAAGGTTCTTATCTCCCAATTGCTTCCTAATATCCAAACGgacttggtcttcttcatcacttgcaaGGTCAATCACTTCCTGTCCTTGCAGCCCTTGTATGAGATCTCTCTCCAAACTGAGCATACGttcccttttttcttttttattctcCATTGATGCCTTCCGTAACTCCCTCATTGCATCCCGCACAGCTCTAGGCACACTGGTGCATGACTTCACTTCACCAACTATACAGCCAAGATGGTCCCTAAACCTTGTTGCACCTCCACCTTTGTTTGTAGTCCCACAGTACCCACATTTGAAACCTTGGCCAGCAAGCTTTGAGCCATGCATCCACACCTTGTTAATGTTTCCATCATTATGGTCTACATTCCAGAAGCAAAATATAAGAAATTAAAAACATAGAAATTTAAGTaataaattcaaaattttgtccAGAGCAATGCAAGTTACTTTCAATCATACATCAATCCACAAACAtttaataaaaaataaacctGAAGAACAGATTTATATACAATCAGTATACTAAATAGGCAGCTAAGCCACTCAGCAGTTttgccaaaaaaatagaaaaaatagaaCCTGATAAAATATAAACTTCATTAATTCATCAGACCATCAGTCATCACTTCATAAAAGAATTACTTAACAAAATAACATGTCCATTGGACCATTAGTCATCATTTCATCGCAAGGATACTGCCTGCAGAACATACTTGGCATAAACTGGAAGTCTAGACAGAACATGGCACCAGTCCAAGACAACAACAAAGAGGTTCATCAAAAGATTACAGCCTACAAGACATATTTGGCAGAAACTAGAAGTCTAGAACATGGCTGCCGGAGATTTACCTCAttttttatgatacaaaataactaaatctaactggGGCGTGCTTAAatatgatgatacaacattaacAGAACCCCCACGCTAGCTATAGCTTCATGAATTGTATTGTACCACAAATAAATCAATCTATACAAATCATAGGTATGCAGTTATGATGTCCATCTCTATAAAACAGGGTACTCTGTTTTACATATACCTTGAGAAGCTGCTGCCGGCagtggtgctggtggtggtgccGCCCGTGGTGCTGCAGCCCTTGCATGGCCATCTGTAGCACCACCAAGGCCAACGCTTGCACTACCCCTGGCCCTCATCTGGGTGATGCCGCTGCTAC
The nucleotide sequence above comes from Miscanthus floridulus cultivar M001 chromosome 18, ASM1932011v1, whole genome shotgun sequence. Encoded proteins:
- the LOC136523785 gene encoding uncharacterized protein, with protein sequence MRARGSASVGLGGATDGHARAAAPRAAPPPAPLPAAASQDHNDGNINKVWMHGSKLAGQGFKCGYCGTTNKGGGATRFRDHLGCIVGEVKSCTSVPRAVRDAMRELRKASMENKKEKRERMLSLERDLIQGLQGQEVIDLASDEEDQVRLDIRKQLGDKNLSRAIEESVTAYFDKDLARNKAHVQPRIDTALQVGSREKLGQAWAKFFHANDIPGLKADCPYFRSAIRLTQRLGTTAQIPTSHGIDGEFLEANFEEAENSLEQFKQGPTSMAIINFMVYCNARMFFLKSIDVSGHKQSADFIHREIRKVVEKIGPELVVQIVTDNGSNYKKACEKLIEEYKHIFWQPCAAHTINLMLKDIGKFRKVANVVASAKLICRFLYNHNRLHDEMKKKIGGELIRPNATRFGTVFMFLQSFLDKKEYLRAWIFSQDWKDSDWKDDEYYEYTEACLTSSTWWSALKWVVDALKPLYLVLRYADTQKSCTLSGFKPRMMAAIQAMEVQLGIGTRQFDRFLSKVTRRVDNMERNTLMVAAAVLDPETHYKHNFCSKPEYSLALTDAIEKMAQASDDAVQAIKEISVFRECLGRFNRPIACAGASSMSPTDWWFQFGGEVPTLQKYALRIVSQCVSSSGCERNWSTFALVHTKIRNKLGYDKLHKLVYVHYNLKERIREDSGYQQKDKEVDPCSMMLDAAIFYENNPIWDWLDRSMNDVGPSLDDLCRSQLGNSSRGKRAREFEDEEIEFELGESDEEHNEDEFDDDLAEGDDDSDDEDNCDDDEPVQTAPRVEEDIEALGEEDDNPNSRRSGRLQQKRMRTQSLSTLYERE